From the genome of Deinococcus sp. AJ005, one region includes:
- a CDS encoding ABC transporter ATP-binding protein — translation MNAIETTGLSKLYAPGVGLAPLNLSVPAGEIFGFIGPNGAGKTTAIRTLMGFLRPSGGSAHILGHDVWQERVAVHRRVGYLPGEVHLARDHTARELMGRSCRLRGGASNTYGLDVARRLELRLDARLGTLSKGNRQKVGLTLALMHRPELLMLDEPTDGLDPLVQETVLDLLREAGSEGRSVFLSSHVLSEIERIAGRVGIIRRGELIRVEGVRELKASLPQQVDVGFALPPRVDLMTLDGMSGAVADGLDFRGQWRGSPDKLIRALAGESLTSFSLTPSTLEDAFMDEYRSETPRKEEAHVA, via the coding sequence ATGAATGCAATAGAAACCACCGGCCTCAGCAAACTGTATGCCCCCGGCGTGGGACTGGCCCCACTGAATCTGAGTGTGCCAGCGGGCGAGATCTTCGGCTTTATCGGGCCAAACGGGGCGGGCAAGACGACGGCCATCCGCACGCTGATGGGCTTTCTGCGGCCCAGCGGGGGCAGCGCGCACATCCTGGGCCATGACGTGTGGCAGGAGCGGGTGGCGGTTCACCGCCGGGTGGGCTACCTGCCCGGCGAGGTCCATCTTGCGCGTGACCACACCGCCCGCGAGTTGATGGGGCGCAGTTGCAGGCTGCGCGGCGGGGCCAGCAACACCTACGGTCTGGACGTGGCCCGGCGGCTGGAACTGCGGCTGGACGCCCGCCTGGGCACGCTGAGCAAGGGCAACCGCCAGAAGGTGGGCCTGACCCTGGCGCTGATGCACCGCCCCGAACTGCTGATGCTGGACGAACCCACCGACGGCCTGGACCCGCTGGTGCAGGAAACCGTGCTGGACCTGCTGCGCGAGGCCGGGAGCGAGGGCCGCAGCGTGTTTCTGTCCAGCCACGTCCTGAGCGAGATCGAGCGCATTGCCGGGCGGGTGGGCATCATCCGGCGCGGCGAACTGATCCGGGTAGAAGGGGTGCGGGAACTGAAGGCCAGCCTCCCGCAGCAGGTGGACGTGGGTTTCGCGTTGCCCCCGCGCGTAGACCTGATGACACTGGATGGGATGAGTGGTGCCGTGGCCGATGGCCTGGATTTCCGGGGCCAGTGGCGCGGCAGTCCCGACAAACTGATCCGGGCGCTGGCGGGCGAATCGCTGACCAGTTTCAGCCTCACGCCGTCCACGCTGGAGGACGCCTTCATGGACGAGTACCGCAGCGAAACGCCACGAAAGGAGGAAGCGCATGTGGCTTGA
- a CDS encoding GbsR/MarR family transcriptional regulator has protein sequence MSDTPPSPASFAPTPESGQFMERAGLLFEMVGMPRAAGRVLGALLVAPAGGLTPAELSASLQASRASMSGAIKYLTLMGLAERAPNPGERADRFRVRPNAWATLTEQGNRKLQTLHDLAAEGLRALPQGADAAPLREMEQFYGHWLRLFPAVLEEWHQLSKEEREES, from the coding sequence ATGTCCGACACGCCGCCATCCCCCGCCAGTTTCGCCCCCACCCCCGAGAGCGGGCAGTTCATGGAACGCGCCGGCCTGCTGTTCGAGATGGTGGGGATGCCGCGTGCGGCGGGGCGTGTGCTGGGCGCGCTTCTGGTGGCCCCGGCAGGCGGGCTTACCCCTGCCGAACTGTCTGCCTCTTTGCAGGCCAGCCGCGCCAGCATGAGCGGCGCGATCAAGTACCTGACCCTGATGGGCCTGGCCGAACGTGCGCCCAACCCCGGCGAACGCGCAGACCGTTTCCGGGTGCGCCCCAACGCCTGGGCCACCCTGACTGAGCAGGGCAACCGCAAATTGCAGACGCTGCACGATCTGGCCGCCGAGGGTTTGCGGGCGCTGCCTCAGGGAGCAGACGCCGCACCCCTGCGTGAGATGGAGCAGTTCTACGGCCACTGGCTGCGCCTGTTCCCCGCCGTATTGGAGGAATGGCATCAGCTCAGCAAAGAGGAGAGGGAGGAGTCATGA
- the typA gene encoding translational GTPase TypA, with the protein MEYRNIAIIAHVDHGKTTLVDALLRQTLKLGHGEEIAERAMDSNDLEKERGITILAKNTAVEYNGVKINIVDTPGHADFGGEVERVLGMVNGCLVLVDAAEGPMPQTRFVLRKAIELGLKPIVVINKIDRIDARPEEVVNLTFDLMADLGANDDQLDFPILYAIAREGKAFKDLDNPQEDMHELFEMVLEHIPAPPTDLEAPFQMLVTNLDYSEYLGRIVLGRVQRGTVKKGDYVQLMHKDGTMTKSRIVQPFTHMGLRRIEADQVSAGDIVALAGIEDAQIGETVADLADPEALPIITVDEPTVSMTFQPNTSPFAGKDGKYVTSRHLNDRLKREVMTNVSLKVEEVRPDEFIVSGRGELHLSILLETMRREGYEVQVGSPQVIIREIDGEKHEPVEHLVIDVPEHHASTVIGVLGGRKGQMVNMEPQGKRSRVEFKIPSRALFGFRNQFLSMTQGEGIMSHVFDGYAPWAGDIKIRQNGSLVSMEDGAAFAYSIWKLQDRGAFFIDAGAEVYVGMIVGENAREQDMNVNVCKNKKLTNVRSSGADDALTLTPPRKMSLEDALEYIGSDELVELTPHNIRLRKKVLNPSMRK; encoded by the coding sequence ATGGAATACCGGAATATCGCCATCATCGCGCACGTCGACCACGGCAAGACCACCCTGGTGGACGCCCTGCTTCGCCAGACCCTCAAGCTCGGCCACGGTGAGGAAATTGCCGAGCGGGCCATGGACAGCAACGATCTGGAAAAGGAACGCGGCATTACCATTCTCGCCAAGAACACGGCGGTGGAATACAACGGCGTCAAGATTAATATCGTGGACACCCCCGGTCACGCGGATTTCGGCGGGGAAGTCGAGCGCGTGCTGGGCATGGTCAACGGCTGCCTGGTGCTGGTGGACGCGGCGGAAGGCCCGATGCCCCAGACCCGCTTCGTGCTGCGGAAGGCCATCGAACTGGGCCTCAAGCCCATCGTGGTCATCAACAAGATCGACCGCATTGACGCCCGCCCGGAAGAAGTGGTCAACCTGACCTTCGACCTGATGGCCGATCTGGGCGCGAACGACGATCAGCTCGACTTCCCGATCCTGTACGCGATTGCCCGTGAAGGCAAGGCGTTCAAGGATCTGGACAACCCCCAGGAAGACATGCACGAGCTGTTCGAGATGGTGCTGGAGCATATTCCCGCGCCGCCCACCGATCTGGAGGCGCCCTTCCAGATGCTGGTGACCAACCTGGATTACTCCGAGTACCTGGGCCGCATCGTTCTGGGTCGGGTACAGCGCGGCACGGTTAAGAAGGGCGACTATGTGCAACTGATGCACAAGGACGGCACGATGACCAAATCGCGCATCGTCCAGCCCTTCACCCACATGGGTCTGCGCCGTATCGAGGCCGATCAGGTCAGCGCGGGCGACATTGTGGCGCTGGCCGGCATCGAGGACGCGCAGATCGGGGAAACCGTGGCTGATCTGGCGGACCCCGAAGCCTTGCCGATCATCACCGTGGACGAGCCGACGGTCAGCATGACCTTCCAGCCCAACACCAGCCCCTTTGCAGGCAAGGACGGCAAGTACGTCACCAGCCGCCACCTGAATGACCGCCTCAAGCGCGAGGTCATGACCAACGTGTCGCTGAAGGTGGAAGAAGTCCGTCCCGACGAATTCATCGTGTCTGGGCGCGGCGAACTGCACCTGTCGATCCTGCTGGAAACCATGCGCCGCGAGGGCTACGAGGTTCAGGTCGGCAGCCCGCAGGTGATCATCCGCGAGATCGACGGCGAAAAGCACGAGCCGGTGGAGCATCTGGTCATCGACGTGCCCGAGCATCACGCCAGCACCGTGATCGGTGTGCTAGGGGGGCGCAAGGGCCAGATGGTCAACATGGAGCCGCAGGGCAAGCGCAGCCGGGTGGAATTCAAGATCCCTTCTCGGGCGCTGTTCGGCTTCCGCAACCAGTTCCTGTCCATGACCCAGGGCGAGGGCATCATGAGCCACGTCTTCGACGGCTACGCGCCGTGGGCCGGGGACATCAAGATTCGCCAGAACGGCTCGCTGGTCAGCATGGAAGACGGCGCGGCCTTCGCGTACTCGATCTGGAAGTTGCAGGACCGTGGAGCGTTCTTCATCGACGCGGGCGCGGAAGTCTACGTGGGCATGATCGTCGGTGAAAACGCCCGCGAGCAGGACATGAACGTCAACGTCTGCAAGAACAAGAAGCTGACCAACGTGCGCTCCAGCGGCGCTGACGATGCTTTGACGCTGACCCCGCCGCGCAAGATGAGCCTGGAAGACGCCCTGGAATACATCGGCAGCGATGAACTGGTGGAATTGACCCCGCACAACATCCGGTTGCGTAAGAAAGTGCTGAACCCCAGCATGCGGAAGTAA
- a CDS encoding prohibitin family protein has translation MSMTNPGNDNNRGSSPLRPNPVNNPSGPPPGPQMRFSPRLGWIIGGVVVVGLIVSQSVRVIPAGFVGVVFSALSGVKPTPLEAGLHFVMPFVDGVTLYDARLQEVTLARETAQSDEGSIRARSKEGLDITADVTVQFRIDRNKAAILHKELGRNYINTVLRPQVRSKVRDSIGQFGAADLISNQRTQLETSITTELEKAFTRNNLVLDAILLRELKIPESVANAIEEKQTAEQQVAVETNRLRQSEISAQRAVVKAEGEAKAAVATAKGQAEALSLRGRALKENPQLIQLTVAERLAPGIQTVMLPSDGNFLLDLKSLGTQTLPKVAQTSATPAQPGN, from the coding sequence ATGAGCATGACCAACCCTGGCAATGACAATAACCGTGGCTCCTCGCCCCTGCGACCCAATCCGGTGAACAATCCCAGCGGCCCTCCCCCCGGCCCCCAGATGCGCTTCTCGCCCCGCCTGGGCTGGATCATTGGCGGCGTGGTGGTGGTGGGCCTGATCGTGTCGCAGAGTGTGCGGGTCATCCCGGCGGGCTTCGTTGGTGTGGTCTTCAGCGCCCTGAGCGGCGTCAAGCCCACTCCACTGGAAGCCGGGCTGCATTTCGTGATGCCCTTCGTGGATGGGGTGACGCTGTACGACGCCCGCCTTCAGGAAGTGACGCTGGCGCGCGAAACGGCCCAGAGCGACGAGGGATCCATCCGCGCCCGCAGCAAGGAGGGCCTGGACATCACGGCAGACGTGACCGTGCAGTTCCGCATTGACCGCAACAAGGCGGCCATTTTGCACAAGGAACTGGGCCGCAACTACATCAACACCGTGTTGCGCCCGCAGGTTCGCAGCAAGGTGCGCGATTCTATCGGGCAGTTCGGGGCCGCCGACCTGATCAGCAACCAGCGCACGCAACTGGAAACCAGCATCACCACCGAGCTGGAAAAGGCCTTTACCCGCAACAACCTGGTTCTGGACGCCATCCTGCTGCGCGAGCTGAAGATTCCCGAGAGTGTGGCCAACGCCATTGAGGAAAAACAGACGGCAGAGCAGCAGGTGGCCGTCGAGACCAACCGACTGCGCCAGTCCGAGATCAGTGCCCAGCGCGCGGTGGTCAAGGCTGAGGGCGAGGCCAAGGCCGCCGTCGCCACGGCGAAGGGACAGGCCGAGGCGCTGTCATTGCGGGGCCGCGCCCTCAAGGAGAACCCACAACTGATCCAGCTCACGGTGGCCGAGCGCCTGGCCCCCGGCATCCAGACCGTGATGCTGCCCAGCGATGGCAACTTTCTGCTGGACCTGAAATCGCTGGGAACGCAGACGCTCCCGAAGGTGGCCCAGACGTCAGCCACACCTGCCCAACCCGGCAATTGA
- a CDS encoding outer membrane lipoprotein carrier protein LolA, producing MSKPLKFTVLAALSGVLLIPSASAQSVQDIISKVDAAQKAAKDISFRLSGSASLESSPQKIDFTVKSIPAQGLARLQFNAPDALADNIVVADKNEIRQYLFLTNQVTVTSTKKAADGAGFGGLDFTQLSNTASLLSQYDVKLLSTTGAAGKRLFQLEAIPKKGNTTDKTRVYITEAGWRPTRIQIVSSAGKSLADLNVSNYKVNSGLSVAGLKQLPKDAEIIRQ from the coding sequence ATGAGCAAACCTCTCAAATTCACTGTTCTCGCCGCCCTGAGCGGTGTGTTGCTGATCCCTTCCGCCAGCGCCCAGAGTGTTCAGGACATCATCTCCAAAGTGGACGCCGCACAGAAGGCCGCCAAGGACATTTCCTTTCGCCTGAGCGGCAGCGCCTCGCTGGAATCCAGCCCACAGAAGATTGACTTCACGGTCAAGAGCATTCCGGCGCAGGGTCTGGCCCGCCTGCAATTCAACGCCCCCGACGCGCTGGCCGATAACATCGTGGTGGCCGACAAGAACGAGATTCGCCAGTACCTGTTCCTGACCAACCAGGTCACCGTGACCTCCACCAAGAAGGCGGCAGACGGCGCGGGCTTCGGCGGGCTGGATTTCACACAGCTCAGCAACACGGCCTCGCTGCTTTCACAGTACGACGTGAAACTGCTGTCCACCACGGGCGCGGCAGGCAAGCGCCTGTTTCAGTTGGAGGCCATTCCCAAGAAGGGGAACACCACCGACAAGACCCGCGTGTACATCACCGAGGCGGGCTGGCGGCCCACCCGCATCCAGATCGTCAGCAGCGCGGGCAAGTCGCTGGCCGATCTGAACGTGAGCAATTACAAGGTCAATTCGGGCCTCAGCGTGGCCGGACTCAAGCAGTTGCCCAAGGACGCCGAGATCATCCGGCAGTAA